TCAACCCATCAATGTTCGTGCGTATCCTGTCGGGTCTTACTTTGTTGATATCCAATTGGGCGACTTTATGGATCGAAAACGACTCGTGAAGTATTAAGCCATATCAGCGTGCAGGCATAGGCCATACAGAAAGGGTATAACTTTTCTTTATGGCCTATTCTTTTTTTTATGAGTGCCAATTAGGATTTTAGCTGAGCATCAACCAAATTTGCATAACAATAGTAGTTCAATAGGATTGAATCAGCTATAATTTATTCGTATAGAAAAAATTGTCGGGTACAACCATTGTTAAAAAGGCTCTTAAAGCCTTTTTAAGTTTAAAAATAAAAATATTAAGTCGATAGAATATAAGTATTATGTCAATCCCATTCTCACCAAACGTCAGTGAAGCTGCCCGGCGCGATATATTGGAACTGGAAAGCAAAATCAGTGTATTTCGGAGCGGTGATGTACCCGAAGAAGCGTTTCGTAAATTCCGCCTGGCTCGCGGAGTCTACGGACAGCGTCAACCGGGGGTACAGATGATCCGCATCAAATTGCCTTACGGGCGCATCACCGCCGACCAATTGGTGCGGATTGCGGATTGTTCTGATAAATACGCGACGGGCAATCTCCACGCGACCACCCGTCAGGATATTCAGCTGCACTTCGTAAAATTGGCGGATTCGCCGGCACTCTGGGCGGAATTGGAAGATGCCCATATCACGTTACGGGAAGCCTGCGGGAACACCGTGCGGAACGTTACCGCTTCGGCCCGTGCCGGCATTGATCCCGAAGAGCCTTTTGATGTAACGCCTCACGCCCACGCTATTTTTGACTACTTTCTGCGCAACCCGATCTGTCAGGACATGGGCCGCAAGTTTAAGATCGCGGTTTCCTCCTCTGAAAAAGACTCTGCTTATGCTTTCATGCACGATGTAGGCCTGATTCCGTTGGTGCGTTATGCCGAAGACGGCACTCCCATCCACGGCTTTAAAGTGTTGGTAGGCGGCGGCTTAGGGGCACAGCCTCTTTTGGCACAGGTAGCGCATGAGTTTCTGGAGGAGCAATTTGTGATACCGTTTATCGAAGCCGTCATCCGTGTGTTTGATCGTTATGGCGAGCGGGTACGTCGCCACAAAGCCCGGATGAAATTCCTGTTGGCTGACATCGGCCTGGAAGAATTTTTAAAAAGAGTGGAGGAAGAGCAAAAAGCCCTGAAAAATAAGGAATATACTATTCCGACGCTGCCTTTCCCGATATCTGAGGTAAAAGCAGGCGAGAGTACATTGACCAAAGAGGACCTGATCGCAGCTGCGCCGGATTTGAACTCTCCGTATACACATTGGTTGAAAACCAACGTATTTGAACAAAAACAAAAAGGATGGTACGCGGTTCAATTACGAGTATTGTTGGGTGATATGCACTCTTCCACCGCTCGTCAACTGGCCGAAATCGTGCGCGAATACGCCGCCGACGATATTCGGGTAACGGTCAATCAGGGATACATTCTCCGCTTCGTAAAAGCCGACGATCTTCCGGCCATTTATGACAGACTTCAGGCGCTCGGTTTGGCGGAGCCCGGGTTTGATACTACGGCCGATATTACAACCTGCCCGGGTACGGATACCTGCAACCTGGCGATTTCGAGCAGCTACGGCATTACCCGTGTGCTGGAAACCATGATGAAGGAGGAGTTTCCCGACATTATTTACAACAACGATATCAAGATCAAAATAAGCGGCTGTATGAATGGCTGCGGTCAGCACAGTGCTTCCAATATCGGCTTTCACGGCAGTTCCATTAAAAACGGCAAGTTTGTGCTGCCCGCGCTGCAGGTATTGTTAGGCGGAGGCTTCAACGGAGCGGGAGAAGGAATGATGGGGGACAAAGTCATTAAATTGCCTACCAAAAGAGGCCCCGCGGCGCTGAGAACGCTTTTGCTTGATTACGAAACTAACGCCTACGAAGGAGAATATTACAACGATTATTTCCTGCGTCAGGGCAACAAATATTTCTATTCGATGCTGAAACCTCTGGCTGACTTAACGACCGTAGTGAGCAGCGATTATGTCGATTGGGACCATGAAGAGCCGTTTCAGACCGAAGTAGGGGTAGGAGAATGTGCAAGTGTACTTATTGACTTGGTGGCGACAACGATCATTGAGGCCAATGACAAGCTTGCCTGGGCCAACGAAAATCTCGAAAAAGCCATTTGGGCCGACGCCATTTATCACGCTTACAATGTATTCGTGACGGGAGCCAAAGCCTTATTGGTAAGCAAAGGCATACCGACCAATACCCAATACGGTATTGTCAGAGACTTTGACGAACATTTCGGCGCGGATTTCAGCGATCTTTCCGAAGGCGCTTCGTTTAAAGAACTGGTGTTCAGCATCAATAAAAACGAACCGACCGAAGCCTTTGCCCGCGAATTTGTGGCTAAAGCTACCCGATTTGTCGAAAAGGTGAACGCGATTCGCCGGCAACAGTTGGAAAGTGAAGGAGAGCCTGAATTGGCGCTCGTTGAGTTTGGAAAAGACAGTTAAGAACGGAAAGAAAATGAAAGTTACGCTTATTGGAGCAGGGCCGGGCGATCCGGAGTTGATCACGCTGAAAGGCATCAGGGCATTGGAATCGGCCGACGTTGTGCTGCACGATGCACTCTCAAGTACAGAGTTGCTGGAGTATTGCAGGCCCGAGTGCGTCATTGTCAACGTGGGAAAACGCTTTGCGCAGCATAGCTGCAATCAGGATGTGATCAATCACCTGATCGTGGAATACGCCCAACAGTACGGCCATGTAGTGCGTCTCAAAGGAGGTGACCCGTTCATTTTCGGTCGTGGGTATGAAGAGATGGAATACGCTCAACGCCACGGCATTGAGGTGCAGGTAGTACCCGGTATTTCGAGCAGTTATGCCGTTCCGGCACTGGCGGGAATTCCGTTGACCACGCGTGGTCTGAGTGAAAGTTTTTGGGTAGTGACCGGTACCACCAAAGACCACAAGCTTTCCAATGATTTGGCGCTGGCAGCGCAATCATCGGCAACGGTTGTGGTATTGATGGGCATGCACAAGCTTCCCGAAATTGTAGAAACCTACGCCCAACTCGGAAAGATAGACTTACCCGTCGCAATTATTCAGAACGGTACCCGTCCGGAGGAGAAAATAGTGACCGGAAAGGTTGGAAATATTCTTCAATTAGTTCAGGCCGAAGGGATTGGCTCACCGGCCATCATTGTGCTGGGAGCCGTGGCTCAATTGGCCGATAACGTAAAAAAGCTTACTCAGTTAGTGAATTATTAACCCACTCTTAATGAAGTACCTTTGCCTGAGCGGTTTTTGAGCGAAAGCTTAAAAACCGCTTTTTTGATGGATAATGCCTCGTCTGATGGGCGTTTTCTTCCTTTGGATTGACTTATTTGTCCGTTATTTTTGTTGGACATTACAACGAACAGAAACCTGATTTTATATAAACCAACAAACATACAATGCTCTCTTCGGACGAATTGCGTCGTTATAGCCGCCATTTATTGATTCCCGAATTTGGGAATGAAGGCCAGGAACGGCTCAAAGCAGCGCGGGTGCTGGTCATCGGTTGCGGTGGTTTGGGCAGCCCGATTTTGCTGTACCTGGCCGCTGCCGGTGTAGGTACCCTTGGCATTATCGACGGCGACCGCGTAGATGAGAGCAACCTGCAGCGCCAAATTTTGTACGGAACGGATTCCATTGGCAAAGCCAAAGTGGAAGAAACCGCCAATCGTCTGCGTACTCTTAATCCTTTTTGCACAATTGAACCGTACTTTGAGCTGCTTACGGCTCAAAATGCCCTGGCCATTTTGGCACAATATGACCTCGTCGTTGATGGCTCTGACAATTTTCCTACGCGTTATTTGGTCAATGACGCGTGTGTGTTGTTGAATAAACCGCTTGTTTACGGGGCTATCTATCGTTTTGAAGGACAGGTAGCGGTTTTTAATTACCAAAACAGCCCTCATTACCGGGACCTGTTTCCGACGCCTCCGTCCCCGGAGCTGGCCCCCAATTGTGCCGAAGCGGGGGTGTTGGGCGTATTGCCCGGCATTATCGGAAGCATTCAGGCCAACGAAGCCATTAAACTGCTGGCGGGGATCGGCGAGCCGCTGATCGGGAAACTGTTTGTCATGGATGCCCTGACCCTCACGACCCGAATCATAAAAATTCCCCGCTTGCCGGAGCGCCCTGTGATTGCTCAATTGATAGACTATGACGAATTTTGCGGCGTCAAAGCAACCGAGCCCGAAACGGAGATCACGGTCCGGCAACTGGCTGAAATGATCGAAGGAAACGTTGATTTTCAGTTGATCGATGTTCGGGAAACGCACGAGTACACCCTTGATAACCTGGGAGGCGAGTTGATGCCGTTGTCGCGGTTGGTTGAGTTTGTGGATAAAATAAGTCGTACAAAACCCGTTATTATTCACTGTCAAAGCGGAATGAGGAGTCAGAAAGCCATAAAGCAATTGCGGGCAGGGCATGGATTCACCAACCTCAAAAACCTGACAGGCGGAATGGCGGCAGTTAGAAAGATGCACTGAAAAATGAGTATTCAACGTATTTTAACCGCTGATGGCTCACATACGTTATGGAATGAAGAGCTCAATGCGTATTACCATTCGGTCAACGGAGCCTTGCAGGAATCACAACTTATTTACATTGAATTGGGCCTGAAAGAGGCCATGGCGCGCCGGACAACCATGGCCTCTAATGAAGAACAGACGCCTTTGCGCATTTTTGAGATGGGTTTTGGAACCGGGCTCAATGCTTTACTGACGTGGCTGGAAGCCGAAAAAGCACAAATTCCGATTCATTATACCGCCGTTGAGGCGTATCCGTTAGCGGAGGAGCAGGCAGCGGCTCTCAACTACGACGGGTTGTTGGCAACCAACCGATTGTTGCAGCTTCACCGGGCACCCTGGGAAACAAAACAAGTGTTTTTCCCTTATTTTACCTTCGAAAAACACCTTTCAACGCTTCAGGAGTATACAACGGAATGTCAGTTTGACGCCATTTACTACGATGCCTTTGCCCCCTCGGCGCAAGCGGAACTTTGGGAGCGGGAAATCTTTGAACAACTGGCCGGAATGCTCAGGCCCGGAGGAAACCTTACGACCTACTGTTCAAAAAGCTACGTGCAGCGCAATCTCAAAGCGGCGGGATTTACGGTGCAAAAACACCCCGGCCCGCGTGGAAAACGGGAAGTGCTGCGGGCGGTTATGACGGAGCCCGCTTTCTGAGCAGTTTGGGCATTGGTACGGGTTTTTATACTGTTCTCTAAAAACCTGTATAGCAAATGAATGCAAAACCGTCGTTTTGGGTCCGAAATGGATTGTCATTGGCGTTGTTGACCTGCTTTCTTCTTTTTTGGCTGGCACAGGCCCTGACGGGGCATCACGAATACAATCGCGAACAGCTGGAAAAAGGGCTGTCTTCCCTTTCATTGGGGAAGTATTTACACACGGGACATTTTCTTTCTACAACGTTCGAAAATTGGGAAAGTGAATTTTTTCAAATGCTCGTCTATGTACTGTTTACCATTTCATTACGACAACAGGGATCGGCAGAATCCAAGTCATTGGGGGGCGAAGAAGCGGAAGACAAACCGCCCCAAGTCCATCCAAAAGCCCCTTGGGCGGTGAAAAAGGGCGGAATTTGGCTTAAATTATACGCAAACTCCTTATCTTTTGCTCTGTTTTTGCTGTTTATCTTCTCTTTCGGCTTACATGCCTACGGCAGTTATGAAGACTACCGGGAGCGGCAAAATTATACCCATGACATTGTTGAGCCTTTTGGACGCTACATGTCCGGGAGTCGGTTTTGGTTTGAGTCTTTTCAAAATTGGCAAAGTGAGTTTTTGGCCGTTTTGACCATCGTGTTTTTAAGCATTTATCTGCGTCAAAAAGGCTCACCGGAGTCAAAAGCGGTCGATGCGCCTCACCGACAAACCGGAAAAGAATAATTTCCCTACAGATGGCCGTCCGCAGGGAAATAATATTACAGACTCATCAACAGCTTTGTCAAAATAAATATCCAAGTACCCATAAAAACCAGCGGCATGATCAAAATAGAGAATTTCTCCATTCTTCTGATTGCGAGAGAAGCGTCAACCGGAGGGTAGTTATCGTCCATATCATCGCACTGATCAAATTTTTCCTGCAATGAATCTAACGACTTGCTGCGGGCCAATATCCCTACAAATACGCACGTACAGGCAATCAGCGCGGCCGAGGGAATGAGCCACAGAAGAAGATCCTGCTGTCCGGCAAAAATCGGACTTTTTGCTTCCTTCGGGGCGTTGGCTACGCCCGCATATCCGCCAAAGAAAAAGGATTGAGAGATCGCAAGCCAAATAGTACGTTGGTTGATAATATCATGTACCTCTACGATTCGCTGCCTCATGAGAGTATAGAACTCCTCCCAAGGCATACTTTTTTTCTCGGGAGGATTAATACGGCTTTTTTCCAGTTTTGCAGTGTTTGTTGTCATTATCTATTCTTTTATAAGGGGTATAACTAAATATAATTCGATTTAAAGGCTCATCCCGCCGTCTACAAAAATGTTTTGGCCCGTGATGTAGCGCCCGGCATCCGAGCAGAGAAATACCGCCATCCCGGCACAGTCTTCCGGCTGTCCCATGTTTCCCTCGGGAGTGGTCATTCGTTGGGCTATTCGTTGTTCTACCTCCGGTACAGGTTCTGAAATGCGCGCTGTATCAATGACCCCCGGCGCTAAGTTATTGACCGTAACGCCTTTGTCGGCCAATTGAAGGGACACGTTTTGAACGAGATTAAAAACGGCGGACTTGGTAGCGGCATATACGATCATGGCCGGGTGCGGTTTGACCTGCTGCACACTTCCGATGGTCAGGATCCGTCCCCATCCTTTTTGAATCATCGGCGGGGCAAAGAGCTGCATAAGCAGCAACGTGGATTTAAAATTGGCATTGACCTGTAGATCAAAATCACTTTCCGTCACCTGCTCCCACTCTTTGGCTATCTGTACCGATGCATTTATGACCAGAATATCAACCGTATCGGTGAGGTTATTTATTTTCCGAAAAAAATTTTTAACGCCATTCGGTTTTGAAAAGTCAGCCTTCACGATCGGCACTTTACTTTTGGGCTGATTCATTTCTTTGACGGTCTGTTCAGCGTCTTTGCGTTTTGAGTGATAGTGAATAATGACATTGGCACCGTATTCAGCGAGCGTGACGGCAATCGCTTTGCCGATTCCCTGACTCGAGCCGGTGACCACGGCGGTCTTCCCCGATAAATTGAGACGTTCTGAAAGCATACTTTGTGTAAAATTTAGGGGACGATAAAGGAATGGGGTACCCCGCTCAGCCCGTAATGTGAGGTTGGGCTAAATCAATAGGGGTCAGGTGCTTCCGTGCGGGGCCTGTCAGCACCTTTCCGTGGGTATCAAATCGTGCTCCGTGACAGGGGCAATCCCAGCTTTTTTCTTCATTGTTCCAGCTGACTATGCAGCCGGCGTGGGTGCAAATAGGGTTTAAGGCACTGACAGTACCCTCTTTATCTTTGTAAACGGCGATCTTTTTTCCCTCCGTCTCGGCTACAATGCCGCTGTCATTGGCCAATTCGTTCACCGAAGTAAGGGCATGAACCGTGAAGCGGTCGAGGATAAAATGATAGATCACATCCACATTTTCTTTGACGGCTTCGCCCGCACTGGCCAACGGTTTAATGCGGGAAGGATCAAAGAGGTCGGACAATCGATTTTTATTGCCCGCGATCAGATCACTCAAAATCTTGGCCGACATTGTGCCCAGCATCATGCCGTTGCCGTTGTAGCCTGTGGCAACATAAATGCCCGGCGAAGCACCCGGCAGCAGCCCCGCGTACGGAAGGCCATCGGCGGGTACGTAATACTGAGAAGACCAACGATACGCCATGGTATCGACGTCATAATGCCGGCGCACATAGGTTTCCAGCTCCTGAAAGGCCTGCTCAGGGCTGCTGTGGCCTGTTTTATGGTCATTTCCGCCTACGATCAGGTATTTTTTTTCGTCGATGGTGTGGGTGCGAAAATAGTGGTAGGGGTCCTGCATATCGTAAACGAGAGCCTCCGGATACAGGTCATTTTTTAAGGTAACCGCCAATACATAGCTACGGTACGGGGCACAGAGAAAATGAAGCACATTGACACCCCCCGGAGGAATGTGCGTGGCATAGACCACATTTTTGGCTTGGATGCGGGCGTTTTGGGCAATGGCCAGGTGAATGTGCTCTTCCGATCTGATTTCCTGAATGCGGGTATCTTCAAGCACGACGCCGCCCAGTTTTATAAATTCCAGGTGCAGTGCTGCGAGGTATTTTAAGGGGTGAAATTGGGCCTGATGATCAAATTCAACTACTTTGACTGCGGGAATGGGGGTGGGTGCTTTTGTTACAACCTGTGCCGCTACGCCGACTTTCAGCGCACTTTCGTACAGCTCATCCAACTCCTTGGCCTGTTTTTCGTCTTCGGCGTAGACATAGCCTTTTTTTAGCTCAAAATCGCAGTCAATGTTATAGGTATAAACCAGATCTTCGATGGTCCGGATGGCTCCTTGGATGGCCTTTGAAAACAGGACGGCGGCCTCTTCGCCAAAGCCTTTTTCGACTTCAGCGTAGGTCGTATCGGCGAAGGTGTTGATGTGGGCCGTAGTACCTCCGGTGGTGCCGAACCCAATGGTGTGGGCATCGGCAATGAGACATTCTTTCCCTTGTTTTTGAAGCAATAAGGCCGTGGTAAGGCCCGTAATCCCCCCCCCTACAATGAGTACATCGTAGGTTTTCTGAGGATTGAAGATCTCGGGCGGATAGTTTGTGCTGACCGGTTCTGATTGCCAAATACTTTCATGGTATCCGTCACGCTCGGACTTTACGGTTGTTGGGGATTGGGCCGCCGTTGCCTTGGCTCCGAGGGATTCTTTCCCGTCTTTACTGTTTCCAAACGTTTGCATAGCAAATGCGATTAAATGATGAATGAACCAATTGACCGAGGTTGATTCATAATTTCTGAAAAATGTAAAAAATAACGCCGGTCAACCAAGCGGGCAGAATGTGTAATAATTTCATCAATACCGGGGTATATTGAGGTACAGAACCCCAATCGTATTGAAGCCGAACCGGTCATATCAATCAGTGGTAAAGCTGCATATGTGTACTTTTTCGCCGGTTTTTTACGGCTAAAAACGTAACTTGCGACCTGCCCGCTCAAAGGAATGGGGCGAAGAATATGATTTATTTAGACAACAACGCAACAACCCGCATAGGCCCACGCGTGTTGGAAATCATGATGCCGTTTCTGACCGATAACTTTGCCAATGCTGCCTCTACACACGTTTTTGGGGT
Above is a window of Runella slithyformis DSM 19594 DNA encoding:
- a CDS encoding SDR family NAD(P)-dependent oxidoreductase, whose product is MLSERLNLSGKTAVVTGSSQGIGKAIAVTLAEYGANVIIHYHSKRKDAEQTVKEMNQPKSKVPIVKADFSKPNGVKNFFRKINNLTDTVDILVINASVQIAKEWEQVTESDFDLQVNANFKSTLLLMQLFAPPMIQKGWGRILTIGSVQQVKPHPAMIVYAATKSAVFNLVQNVSLQLADKGVTVNNLAPGVIDTARISEPVPEVEQRIAQRMTTPEGNMGQPEDCAGMAVFLCSDAGRYITGQNIFVDGGMSL
- the cobA gene encoding uroporphyrinogen-III C-methyltransferase — its product is MKVTLIGAGPGDPELITLKGIRALESADVVLHDALSSTELLEYCRPECVIVNVGKRFAQHSCNQDVINHLIVEYAQQYGHVVRLKGGDPFIFGRGYEEMEYAQRHGIEVQVVPGISSSYAVPALAGIPLTTRGLSESFWVVTGTTKDHKLSNDLALAAQSSATVVVLMGMHKLPEIVETYAQLGKIDLPVAIIQNGTRPEEKIVTGKVGNILQLVQAEGIGSPAIIVLGAVAQLADNVKKLTQLVNY
- the moeB gene encoding molybdopterin-synthase adenylyltransferase MoeB, translated to MLSSDELRRYSRHLLIPEFGNEGQERLKAARVLVIGCGGLGSPILLYLAAAGVGTLGIIDGDRVDESNLQRQILYGTDSIGKAKVEETANRLRTLNPFCTIEPYFELLTAQNALAILAQYDLVVDGSDNFPTRYLVNDACVLLNKPLVYGAIYRFEGQVAVFNYQNSPHYRDLFPTPPSPELAPNCAEAGVLGVLPGIIGSIQANEAIKLLAGIGEPLIGKLFVMDALTLTTRIIKIPRLPERPVIAQLIDYDEFCGVKATEPETEITVRQLAEMIEGNVDFQLIDVRETHEYTLDNLGGELMPLSRLVEFVDKISRTKPVIIHCQSGMRSQKAIKQLRAGHGFTNLKNLTGGMAAVRKMH
- the mnmD gene encoding tRNA (5-methylaminomethyl-2-thiouridine)(34)-methyltransferase MnmD, which codes for MSIQRILTADGSHTLWNEELNAYYHSVNGALQESQLIYIELGLKEAMARRTTMASNEEQTPLRIFEMGFGTGLNALLTWLEAEKAQIPIHYTAVEAYPLAEEQAAALNYDGLLATNRLLQLHRAPWETKQVFFPYFTFEKHLSTLQEYTTECQFDAIYYDAFAPSAQAELWEREIFEQLAGMLRPGGNLTTYCSKSYVQRNLKAAGFTVQKHPGPRGKREVLRAVMTEPAF
- a CDS encoding HEPN domain-containing protein — translated: MSIPFSPNVSEAARRDILELESKISVFRSGDVPEEAFRKFRLARGVYGQRQPGVQMIRIKLPYGRITADQLVRIADCSDKYATGNLHATTRQDIQLHFVKLADSPALWAELEDAHITLREACGNTVRNVTASARAGIDPEEPFDVTPHAHAIFDYFLRNPICQDMGRKFKIAVSSSEKDSAYAFMHDVGLIPLVRYAEDGTPIHGFKVLVGGGLGAQPLLAQVAHEFLEEQFVIPFIEAVIRVFDRYGERVRRHKARMKFLLADIGLEEFLKRVEEEQKALKNKEYTIPTLPFPISEVKAGESTLTKEDLIAAAPDLNSPYTHWLKTNVFEQKQKGWYAVQLRVLLGDMHSSTARQLAEIVREYAADDIRVTVNQGYILRFVKADDLPAIYDRLQALGLAEPGFDTTADITTCPGTDTCNLAISSSYGITRVLETMMKEEFPDIIYNNDIKIKISGCMNGCGQHSASNIGFHGSSIKNGKFVLPALQVLLGGGFNGAGEGMMGDKVIKLPTKRGPAALRTLLLDYETNAYEGEYYNDYFLRQGNKYFYSMLKPLADLTTVVSSDYVDWDHEEPFQTEVGVGECASVLIDLVATTIIEANDKLAWANENLEKAIWADAIYHAYNVFVTGAKALLVSKGIPTNTQYGIVRDFDEHFGADFSDLSEGASFKELVFSINKNEPTEAFAREFVAKATRFVEKVNAIRRQQLESEGEPELALVEFGKDS
- a CDS encoding DUF6766 family protein; the encoded protein is MNAKPSFWVRNGLSLALLTCFLLFWLAQALTGHHEYNREQLEKGLSSLSLGKYLHTGHFLSTTFENWESEFFQMLVYVLFTISLRQQGSAESKSLGGEEAEDKPPQVHPKAPWAVKKGGIWLKLYANSLSFALFLLFIFSFGLHAYGSYEDYRERQNYTHDIVEPFGRYMSGSRFWFESFQNWQSEFLAVLTIVFLSIYLRQKGSPESKAVDAPHRQTGKE
- a CDS encoding FAD-dependent oxidoreductase, translating into MQTFGNSKDGKESLGAKATAAQSPTTVKSERDGYHESIWQSEPVSTNYPPEIFNPQKTYDVLIVGGGITGLTTALLLQKQGKECLIADAHTIGFGTTGGTTAHINTFADTTYAEVEKGFGEEAAVLFSKAIQGAIRTIEDLVYTYNIDCDFELKKGYVYAEDEKQAKELDELYESALKVGVAAQVVTKAPTPIPAVKVVEFDHQAQFHPLKYLAALHLEFIKLGGVVLEDTRIQEIRSEEHIHLAIAQNARIQAKNVVYATHIPPGGVNVLHFLCAPYRSYVLAVTLKNDLYPEALVYDMQDPYHYFRTHTIDEKKYLIVGGNDHKTGHSSPEQAFQELETYVRRHYDVDTMAYRWSSQYYVPADGLPYAGLLPGASPGIYVATGYNGNGMMLGTMSAKILSDLIAGNKNRLSDLFDPSRIKPLASAGEAVKENVDVIYHFILDRFTVHALTSVNELANDSGIVAETEGKKIAVYKDKEGTVSALNPICTHAGCIVSWNNEEKSWDCPCHGARFDTHGKVLTGPARKHLTPIDLAQPHITG